From one Nodosilinea sp. FACHB-141 genomic stretch:
- a CDS encoding DMT family transporter, with the protein MRGELAALMAAFLWAVATVVFGRLGKALSPLVLNLAKGAIALVLLSLTLVLIGQSAAGLDRQAVSILALSGVIGIGLGDTAYFAAINHLGPRRALLLETLAPPLAALLALVFLQETLSGRAWLGMGLTLAGVVWVIAERVPGAAPGRADYRGVLYGVLAALGQATGAVMSRAVLADTEVAPMWSSLLRLGGGFIIIVGILRWQGPVVGQLRPLRSPKLLAGVALAAGFGTYLAIYLQQMALKYAATGVAQALTSTSPLFVLPLAAALGDRVSLRAVVGAVVALAGIGILVNG; encoded by the coding sequence ATGCGAGGTGAACTAGCGGCCCTGATGGCCGCCTTCTTATGGGCGGTGGCCACGGTGGTTTTTGGGCGGCTGGGCAAGGCACTGTCGCCGCTGGTGCTGAACCTGGCCAAGGGAGCGATCGCCCTGGTGCTGCTCTCCCTAACCCTGGTGCTAATCGGCCAGAGTGCGGCGGGCCTAGATCGCCAAGCGGTAAGCATTTTGGCTCTCAGCGGTGTGATTGGTATTGGTTTGGGTGATACAGCGTACTTTGCTGCCATCAACCACCTCGGTCCTCGGCGGGCGCTGCTGCTCGAAACTCTGGCTCCGCCCCTGGCGGCCCTGCTGGCCCTGGTGTTTTTGCAGGAGACCCTCAGCGGGCGGGCCTGGCTGGGTATGGGGCTTACCCTGGCCGGGGTGGTGTGGGTGATTGCTGAGCGAGTGCCGGGGGCGGCCCCTGGCCGAGCCGACTATCGGGGCGTGCTGTATGGGGTGCTGGCAGCCCTGGGGCAGGCCACCGGGGCCGTGATGTCGCGGGCCGTGCTAGCCGACACCGAGGTTGCCCCCATGTGGAGCTCGCTGCTGCGGCTGGGGGGCGGCTTCATTATCATTGTGGGAATTTTGCGCTGGCAGGGGCCAGTGGTGGGGCAACTCAGGCCCCTGCGCTCGCCCAAATTACTGGCCGGAGTCGCCCTGGCGGCAGGATTTGGTACCTACCTGGCCATTTACCTTCAGCAGATGGCGCTGAAGTATGCTGCTACTGGTGTCGCCCAGGCGCTGACCTCTACCAGTCCGCTGTTTGTGCTGCCCCTAGCGGCGGCTCTAGGCGATCGCGTCAGCCTGCGGGCAGTAGTGGGGGCGGTGGTGGCCCTAGCGGGCATCGGCATTTTGGTGAATGGCTAG
- a CDS encoding HugZ family protein: protein MPSFAAVSAAYQDLPSRVYSLMLSTVNSDGQPHASYAPYVIDANYQIYIFTSGLSAHTANLQSSGLASILLIEDEAVAPQVFARQRIAYDCEASLLPRGTADWDTVADRFEQRFGDIIPMLRSLDDFQIFCLSPQAGRFVMGFGAAYAVDPQNLSQLIGPPQTGPDNALA from the coding sequence ATGCCTAGTTTTGCAGCGGTTTCAGCAGCCTACCAAGACTTGCCCAGCCGGGTGTATAGCCTGATGCTGAGCACCGTCAACAGCGACGGTCAGCCCCACGCCAGCTATGCGCCATACGTTATAGACGCAAACTACCAGATCTACATCTTTACCAGCGGGCTGTCGGCCCACACGGCGAACCTGCAAAGCAGTGGTTTAGCGAGCATTCTGCTGATTGAAGACGAGGCAGTTGCCCCTCAGGTGTTTGCTCGGCAGCGCATTGCCTACGACTGCGAAGCCAGCCTGCTGCCCCGAGGTACTGCCGATTGGGATACGGTGGCCGATCGCTTTGAGCAGCGCTTTGGCGACATTATCCCCATGCTGCGATCGCTCGACGACTTTCAAATCTTTTGTCTCAGCCCCCAGGCCGGACGATTTGTGATGGGGTTTGGCGCTGCCTACGCCGTTGACCCTCAAAACCTGAGTCAGCTGATTGGCCCACCTCAAACCGGCCCCGACAACGCCCTAGCCTAA
- a CDS encoding SRPBCC family protein has product MSRLSRQVQPAEAYLGKLTPADWATLAKRDVLVKGGKGQYGIMAATPASHATAWNVLTDYDNFYQFLPTVVKSRVVEIDGDRTVVEQLDRRRILLTTMESTVLTENLELDGQQISFRLLKGNLEYMYGHWRIDTATLAPGTEPVRLLSQQVRAEADVGPFKSMFYNLFEAGLVDTIKALRGEMERRTTSLNL; this is encoded by the coding sequence ATGTCGCGTTTATCTCGTCAGGTTCAGCCCGCTGAGGCCTATTTGGGCAAACTAACCCCGGCTGATTGGGCGACATTAGCCAAACGCGATGTGTTGGTGAAGGGTGGCAAAGGCCAGTATGGAATTATGGCGGCCACCCCGGCATCTCACGCTACGGCTTGGAACGTGCTGACCGACTATGACAACTTCTACCAATTCTTGCCAACGGTGGTGAAAAGCCGCGTGGTCGAGATAGACGGCGATCGCACCGTCGTCGAGCAGCTCGATCGCCGTCGCATTCTGCTCACCACTATGGAATCGACGGTGCTGACCGAAAACCTGGAGTTGGACGGTCAGCAAATTAGCTTCCGACTGCTCAAAGGTAACTTGGAGTATATGTACGGCCACTGGCGCATCGACACCGCCACCCTAGCCCCGGGCACTGAGCCGGTGCGGCTACTTTCGCAACAGGTGCGGGCCGAAGCAGATGTTGGCCCTTTCAAGTCAATGTTTTATAACCTGTTTGAGGCTGGCTTAGTCGACACCATCAAGGCCCTGCGCGGCGAAATGGAGCGCAGAACAACTTCGCTTAATCTTTAG
- a CDS encoding IctB family putative bicarbonate transporter, producing the protein MLTDFWQQLTLSGFALEQWRDASLIHRLLAPLRRWRQGSWLLRWGDWIGLAIVVVLFALAPYVSTTLIGVLLLAAAALWALLTLTDEAGAGLSPVHLTVAVYWGVMVLATALSPVRGAAISGLIKLTLNILLFLLIARVARRPRARSLLILAYILTTLPVAIYGLRQYFFGATALATWVDSKSAVADVTRVYSFLGNPNLLAGYLIPGVMLSAAAVFAWPRWAPKGLALLATLINTLCLILTLSRGGWIGFLIAGFVLMTLLVQYWSVWFSPFWKRWALPLLLGGAAAVVIAGVIAVDSLRARVLSIFVGRADSSNNFRMNVWAAVIDMIRARPFLGIGPGNDAFNAVYPLFQRPRYTALSAYSVFLEVLVEGGIIGLTAFLWLLLLIFHQAWVQLQRLRATQDQQGYWLMGAIASISGILGQGIADTVMYRPQISTLWWMAIALVASYYPAQQAWSGRSFKVRQE; encoded by the coding sequence ATGCTGACTGACTTTTGGCAACAGCTCACCCTCTCTGGTTTTGCCCTAGAACAGTGGCGCGATGCCAGCCTCATCCATCGGCTGCTGGCTCCGCTGCGGCGGTGGCGGCAGGGCAGTTGGCTGCTGCGCTGGGGCGACTGGATTGGCCTAGCCATTGTGGTGGTGCTGTTTGCCCTGGCTCCCTACGTCTCGACCACGCTGATTGGGGTGCTGCTGCTGGCGGCGGCGGCCCTGTGGGCCTTGCTCACCCTCACCGATGAAGCCGGGGCAGGTCTGTCGCCCGTTCACCTCACGGTAGCGGTCTACTGGGGGGTGATGGTGCTGGCCACGGCTCTTTCGCCTGTGCGCGGGGCGGCTATCAGCGGGCTGATCAAGCTGACGCTGAATATCTTGCTGTTTTTGCTGATTGCGCGGGTAGCGCGACGGCCTCGGGCCAGGAGTCTGCTGATTTTGGCCTACATTCTGACCACCTTACCCGTGGCGATATACGGCCTGCGGCAATATTTCTTTGGGGCAACCGCCCTAGCCACTTGGGTAGACAGCAAGTCGGCGGTGGCTGATGTGACGCGGGTGTACAGCTTTTTGGGCAACCCTAATTTGCTGGCGGGCTACCTCATTCCGGGGGTGATGCTGAGCGCGGCGGCTGTGTTTGCCTGGCCCCGCTGGGCGCCAAAGGGTCTAGCCCTGCTGGCCACCCTGATCAACACTCTATGCCTGATTTTGACCCTGAGCCGCGGCGGCTGGATTGGCTTTTTGATCGCGGGCTTTGTGCTGATGACGCTGCTGGTGCAGTACTGGAGCGTCTGGTTTTCGCCATTTTGGAAGCGCTGGGCGCTGCCGCTGCTGCTGGGTGGAGCGGCGGCAGTAGTCATAGCAGGGGTGATTGCGGTCGATTCGCTGCGGGCGCGGGTATTGAGTATCTTTGTCGGCCGGGCCGACAGCAGCAACAATTTCCGCATGAATGTCTGGGCTGCCGTCATTGACATGATTCGCGCCCGCCCGTTTTTGGGCATTGGCCCCGGCAATGATGCCTTTAACGCGGTTTATCCCCTCTTTCAGCGGCCTCGCTACACTGCTCTGAGCGCCTACTCAGTCTTTTTAGAGGTGCTGGTAGAGGGGGGCATCATCGGGTTGACGGCGTTTCTGTGGCTGCTGCTGCTAATTTTTCACCAGGCCTGGGTACAACTCCAGCGACTGCGAGCCACGCAAGATCAGCAGGGCTACTGGCTGATGGGGGCGATCGCCTCGATCAGCGGCATCCTTGGCCAGGGCATAGCCGACACGGTAATGTATCGGCCTCAGATCAGTACGCTGTGGTGGATGGCGATCGCCTTGGTGGCCAGCTACTATCCGGCGCAGCAAGCGTGGAGCGGGCGATCGTTTAAGGTGCGCCAGGAGTAG
- a CDS encoding transaldolase, with product MASLLEQLRQMTVVVADTGDIQAIEKFTPRDATTNPSLITAAAQMPQYQAIVDDTLLKAKADAGEGASDKDVANLAFNRLAVAFGHKILGIIPGRVSTEVDARLSYDTEATVSTARDIIAQYDKLGITPERVLIKIASTWEGIKAAEILEKEGIHCNLTLLFGIHQAIACAEAGTTLISPFVGRILDWYKKDTGREEYPAAEDPGVLSVTEIYNYYKKFGYKTEVMGASFRNVGEITELAGCDLLTISPQLLAKLDETQADLPRKLDPDKAASLDIEQISIDEATFRSMHESDRMATEKLDEGIKGFSKALEALEGLLATRLTQLTESNGTTSTARDDQFDLFKAYDLDGDGFITREEWLGTDAAFDALDLDHDGKLSSSEIVAGLGPAFEIAQV from the coding sequence ATGGCCAGCCTCTTAGAGCAGCTTCGCCAAATGACCGTTGTTGTCGCCGACACCGGAGACATTCAAGCCATTGAGAAATTTACCCCCCGCGACGCCACCACCAACCCTTCATTGATTACGGCGGCGGCGCAAATGCCCCAGTACCAGGCCATTGTTGATGACACCCTGCTCAAAGCCAAGGCCGATGCCGGAGAGGGCGCATCGGATAAGGACGTAGCTAATTTGGCCTTTAATCGTCTGGCGGTCGCCTTTGGCCACAAGATTTTGGGCATTATTCCTGGCCGGGTTTCTACCGAGGTCGATGCGCGCCTCTCCTACGACACTGAAGCCACGGTGTCCACTGCCCGCGATATTATCGCCCAGTACGACAAGCTGGGCATTACCCCGGAACGGGTGCTGATCAAGATCGCCTCTACTTGGGAGGGCATTAAAGCTGCTGAGATCCTTGAGAAAGAGGGTATTCACTGCAACCTCACTCTGCTGTTTGGCATTCACCAGGCGATCGCCTGTGCTGAGGCCGGCACTACCCTGATTTCTCCCTTTGTGGGTCGCATCCTTGACTGGTACAAAAAAGACACCGGTCGCGAAGAGTACCCGGCCGCCGAAGACCCCGGCGTGCTGTCGGTGACCGAGATCTATAACTACTACAAGAAGTTTGGCTACAAGACTGAGGTGATGGGGGCCAGCTTCCGCAACGTGGGCGAAATCACCGAGCTGGCGGGCTGTGATCTGCTGACCATCTCACCCCAGCTGCTAGCCAAGCTCGACGAGACCCAGGCCGACCTGCCCCGCAAGCTTGACCCCGATAAGGCCGCGTCGCTAGATATTGAGCAAATCTCCATTGATGAAGCGACTTTCCGGTCGATGCATGAGAGCGATCGCATGGCCACCGAAAAGCTCGACGAAGGCATTAAAGGGTTTAGTAAGGCTCTCGAAGCCCTAGAGGGCTTACTTGCTACCCGTCTGACCCAGCTCACCGAGAGCAACGGCACCACCTCCACCGCTCGGGATGACCAGTTTGACCTCTTCAAGGCCTATGACTTAGACGGCGACGGCTTTATTACTCGGGAAGAATGGCTCGGCACCGATGCTGCCTTCGATGCCCTTGACCTCGACCACGACGGCAAGCTTTCCTCCTCGGAGATTGTGGCTGGGCTGGGGCCTGCTTTTGAGATTGCTCAAGTCTGA
- a CDS encoding circularly permuted type 2 ATP-grasp protein, with amino-acid sequence MLFDAYDPGDFFDELFLSQGQPRPEAELLVRRVNAMSLVELQQRQKAVQNALFKLGVTFNVYSDNQGTERIFPFDVIPRIVPRHDWEWIEKGLKQRIYAINCFIHDVYNDQKILNDGVIPRHVVESAPGFLEPCMGLNPPNNIWCHITGTDLVRDKEGTWYVLEDNMRCPSGISYVLENRRVMKNTFPHLFAAMDIAAVDDYASQLLETLLNLVPETLINPRVAVLSPGMYNSAYFEHSFLAQQMGVELVEGRDLVVSDGYLKMRTTKGLERVDVVYRRIDDDFIDPLAFRPDSLLGVPGLMEVYRSGRVALANALGTGVADDKLVYAYVPQMIRYYLDEDQLIPNVPTYLCEDATQQAHVLDNLDQLVVKATNASGGYGMLVGPHSTEEQRAEFGDCIRANPRGYIAQPTLCLSRVPTLIEDTFEGCHVDLRPYILYGQDIYVNPGGLTRVALKRGSLVVNSSQGGGSKDTWVVKSVDPNAKLPIHLEGGGV; translated from the coding sequence GTGCTATTTGACGCCTATGACCCCGGCGACTTTTTTGACGAACTGTTTTTAAGCCAGGGCCAGCCTCGCCCCGAAGCCGAGTTGTTGGTGCGGCGGGTCAATGCCATGTCGTTGGTAGAGCTACAGCAGCGGCAAAAAGCGGTGCAAAACGCCTTGTTTAAGCTGGGCGTCACCTTTAATGTCTACAGCGATAATCAGGGCACCGAGCGCATTTTTCCCTTCGATGTGATTCCGCGCATTGTGCCGAGGCACGACTGGGAATGGATCGAAAAGGGCCTCAAGCAGCGCATTTATGCGATCAACTGCTTTATCCACGACGTTTACAACGATCAGAAGATTTTGAACGATGGCGTGATTCCGCGCCATGTGGTGGAGTCGGCCCCTGGATTTCTCGAGCCCTGCATGGGCCTCAACCCACCCAACAACATTTGGTGCCACATCACCGGCACCGACTTGGTGCGCGACAAAGAGGGCACCTGGTATGTGCTCGAAGACAACATGCGCTGCCCCTCGGGCATCTCCTACGTACTCGAAAACCGGCGGGTGATGAAGAACACCTTTCCCCATCTGTTTGCGGCGATGGATATCGCGGCGGTGGATGACTACGCCAGCCAGCTGCTCGAAACGCTGCTAAACCTGGTGCCTGAGACGCTGATTAACCCTCGGGTGGCGGTGCTTTCCCCCGGCATGTACAACTCGGCCTACTTTGAGCATTCGTTTTTGGCCCAGCAGATGGGGGTCGAACTGGTGGAAGGGCGTGACCTGGTGGTGTCGGACGGCTACCTGAAAATGCGCACCACCAAGGGACTAGAGCGAGTCGATGTGGTGTATCGCCGCATCGATGATGACTTTATCGATCCCCTGGCTTTTCGGCCTGACTCGCTGCTGGGGGTGCCGGGGCTGATGGAGGTGTATCGGTCTGGGCGGGTGGCCCTGGCCAACGCCCTCGGCACCGGCGTCGCCGACGACAAGCTGGTCTATGCCTACGTGCCGCAGATGATTCGCTACTATCTCGACGAGGATCAGCTGATCCCCAACGTGCCCACTTACCTGTGCGAAGACGCCACTCAGCAGGCCCACGTGCTCGATAACTTGGACCAGCTGGTGGTGAAGGCTACCAACGCCTCCGGCGGCTACGGCATGTTGGTCGGTCCCCACTCTACCGAGGAGCAAAGGGCTGAGTTTGGCGATTGCATTCGCGCCAACCCCCGCGGCTACATCGCCCAGCCCACCCTCTGCCTATCGCGGGTGCCCACCCTGATCGAAGACACCTTCGAGGGCTGCCACGTCGATCTTCGGCCCTACATTCTCTACGGCCAAGATATCTACGTGAACCCCGGTGGTCTTACCCGCGTCGCCCTCAAGCGGGGCTCTTTGGTAGTGAACTCATCCCAGGGCGGCGGCAGCAAAGACACCTGGGTGGTTAAATCGGTTGATCCCAATGCCAAGTTGCCCATTCACCTTGAAGGAGGGGGAGTGTAA
- a CDS encoding alpha-E domain-containing protein has protein sequence MLSRVADSIYWLNRYVERAENVARFVDVNLNLLLDAPPGMEQQWEPLVRTTGDQGLFKARYGEASAENILKFLTFDREYPNSIISCLRSARENARSVREIISSEMWEQVNSFYLMVNEAANVGLLSDLHNFFPEVKMASHLFAGVMDATMAHNEGWHFGQLGRLLERADKTARILDVKYFILLPSVTDVGSPLDDLQWIALLKSASAYEMYRKCQYRITPRGVTEFLILNREFPRSIQFCLIEAERSLHQISGTSMGTWRTGSDRALGRLRSELDYLTIDEITQRGLHEFLDDLQTRLNTVGGQVFADFFALEPASLP, from the coding sequence ATGCTGAGCCGCGTCGCCGATTCGATCTACTGGCTAAACCGCTATGTGGAGCGGGCCGAAAACGTGGCCCGCTTTGTAGATGTCAACCTGAATCTACTGCTGGATGCCCCTCCCGGCATGGAGCAACAGTGGGAACCCCTGGTCAGAACTACCGGCGATCAGGGGCTGTTTAAGGCCCGCTATGGGGAGGCCTCGGCGGAGAATATTCTGAAATTTCTTACCTTCGATCGCGAGTACCCCAATTCGATCATCTCCTGCCTCAGGTCGGCGCGGGAGAATGCGCGATCGGTGCGGGAGATCATTTCCTCAGAAATGTGGGAGCAGGTGAACTCGTTTTATCTCATGGTGAATGAGGCTGCCAATGTCGGGCTGCTGTCGGATCTGCACAACTTTTTCCCGGAAGTGAAGATGGCCAGCCATCTGTTTGCTGGGGTAATGGATGCCACCATGGCCCACAACGAGGGCTGGCACTTTGGCCAACTGGGGCGACTGCTGGAGCGAGCCGATAAAACCGCCCGCATTCTCGACGTGAAGTACTTCATTTTGCTGCCCTCGGTAACTGACGTGGGCTCGCCCCTCGACGATTTGCAGTGGATTGCCCTGCTAAAGTCGGCCAGCGCCTACGAGATGTATCGCAAGTGCCAGTACCGCATTACCCCGCGCGGAGTGACAGAGTTTTTGATTCTCAACCGGGAATTTCCCCGCTCAATTCAGTTTTGTCTGATTGAGGCGGAGCGGTCGCTCCATCAGATCTCTGGCACCTCGATGGGCACCTGGCGAACCGGTAGCGATCGCGCCCTTGGTCGCCTGCGCTCAGAGCTTGACTACCTCACCATCGACGAAATTACCCAGCGGGGCCTACACGAATTTCTCGACGATCTGCAAACCCGGCTCAACACCGTCGGCGGGCAAGTATTTGCTGACTTTTTTGCCCTAGAGCCAGCCTCACTGCCCTAG
- a CDS encoding serine/threonine protein kinase → MLDPIQALVKRVRQELLPNLHLESIDPCDPVVVHRLPAPWSCLGAGNYAAVFLHPDHPDQVVKVYAPGRPGIEAEVEVYRRLGEHPAFSQCYFSETPFLILRRLPGVNLYDSLHRGIDIPPQVIRDIDAALAYARQRGLFPHDVHGRNVMQHEGRGVVVDVSDFLNSAPDRAWQDVKRAYWWIYRPLFRPLGLRMPYVMLDWVRIGYRLFRRLVGVGLR, encoded by the coding sequence ATGCTGGACCCGATTCAGGCGCTAGTAAAACGCGTTCGCCAAGAGCTACTGCCAAACCTGCACCTAGAGAGTATCGACCCTTGCGATCCGGTCGTAGTGCATCGGCTGCCAGCGCCCTGGAGCTGCCTTGGAGCCGGCAACTATGCGGCCGTGTTTTTGCACCCCGACCATCCCGATCAGGTCGTCAAGGTCTATGCTCCCGGCCGACCGGGGATTGAGGCGGAGGTGGAGGTCTATCGCCGTTTGGGCGAGCATCCTGCCTTTTCGCAGTGCTACTTCAGTGAAACTCCCTTTTTAATTTTGAGGCGTCTGCCTGGGGTAAACCTATACGACTCACTGCACCGAGGCATTGACATTCCGCCCCAGGTAATTCGAGACATCGATGCTGCCTTGGCCTACGCCCGCCAGCGAGGACTGTTTCCCCACGATGTCCACGGGCGCAACGTGATGCAGCACGAGGGACGCGGGGTGGTAGTTGATGTGTCTGATTTCTTAAATTCAGCGCCCGATCGCGCCTGGCAGGACGTCAAACGGGCCTACTGGTGGATCTATCGTCCTCTTTTTCGCCCCTTGGGCCTGCGAATGCCCTACGTTATGTTGGACTGGGTGCGGATTGGCTATCGCCTGTTTCGCCGTCTGGTGGGCGTTGGCCTGCGCTAG
- a CDS encoding TIGR03792 family protein gives MVIEWLTFAVDPENRETFVRLDNDIWTAALSQYPGFVSKEVWISPDLLDQVVYVVRWQTREQWKAIPQADLDAIEQQFDAAVNFSYRMIDAREYQVRRYPSP, from the coding sequence ATGGTGATTGAATGGCTCACCTTTGCGGTCGACCCCGAAAACCGTGAAACCTTTGTTCGCCTCGACAACGATATCTGGACAGCCGCCCTGAGCCAGTATCCTGGCTTTGTCTCCAAAGAAGTGTGGATTTCACCCGATTTGCTCGACCAGGTGGTGTATGTTGTGCGCTGGCAAACTCGCGAGCAGTGGAAGGCCATTCCTCAAGCCGATTTAGATGCGATCGAACAGCAGTTTGACGCCGCCGTAAATTTCTCCTACCGCATGATCGATGCCCGCGAATACCAGGTGCGACGCTACCCTTCTCCCTAA
- the hemC gene encoding hydroxymethylbilane synthase: MQSTASPTVSTSRRTVRIVSRKSQLALIQTHWVRDELQRHFPDLAFEIVTMETQGDKVLDVSLSKIGDKGLFTQELEDTMLRGDSDFAVHSLKDLPTRLPEGLMLGCITHREDPADALVVHEKNKDKTLATLPEGAVIGTSSLRRLAQLRHHYPHLTFKDIRGNLNTRLRKLDEGGYDGIILAAAGLQRMDMSDRIHEILPAEISLHAVGQGALGIECRTGDEEILKLLSVLSHEPTTARCLAERAFLRELEGGCQVPIGVNTELVGDTLTLTGLVASLDGQRVIKNVVQGPAAEAEALGEQLAHHLRTEGAQAILDEINATSRA; the protein is encoded by the coding sequence ATGCAATCCACCGCATCCCCCACCGTTTCGACTTCCCGGCGCACCGTTCGCATCGTGTCTCGCAAGAGCCAGCTGGCGCTGATTCAAACCCACTGGGTGCGGGATGAGTTGCAGCGGCACTTCCCCGATCTCGCCTTTGAAATCGTCACTATGGAGACCCAGGGCGACAAGGTGCTCGACGTGTCGCTCTCCAAAATTGGCGACAAGGGCCTGTTTACCCAAGAGCTGGAAGACACCATGCTGCGGGGCGACAGCGACTTTGCCGTGCACTCCCTCAAAGACTTGCCCACTCGTCTGCCCGAGGGGCTGATGCTGGGCTGCATCACCCACCGCGAAGACCCGGCCGATGCCCTGGTTGTCCACGAGAAAAACAAGGACAAGACCCTGGCGACCCTGCCCGAGGGCGCGGTAATTGGCACCTCCTCTCTGCGGCGGTTGGCCCAGCTGCGCCACCACTATCCCCACCTCACCTTCAAGGACATTCGTGGCAACCTCAACACTCGCCTGCGCAAGCTTGACGAGGGCGGCTACGACGGCATTATTCTGGCGGCGGCGGGCCTTCAGCGCATGGATATGAGCGATCGCATCCACGAAATTCTCCCCGCCGAGATCTCTCTCCACGCCGTGGGGCAGGGTGCCCTGGGCATCGAGTGCCGCACCGGCGACGAGGAAATTCTCAAGCTGCTGAGCGTGCTCTCCCACGAACCCACCACCGCCCGCTGTTTAGCTGAACGCGCCTTTTTGCGCGAGCTGGAGGGGGGCTGTCAGGTACCCATTGGCGTTAACACCGAACTGGTAGGCGACACCCTGACCCTCACCGGGCTCGTCGCTAGCCTTGACGGCCAGCGGGTGATTAAGAACGTCGTGCAGGGACCAGCGGCTGAGGCCGAAGCTCTCGGTGAACAGCTTGCCCACCATCTGCGAACCGAGGGGGCTCAGGCCATTTTGGATGAAATCAACGCCACCAGCCGTGCTTAG
- a CDS encoding S41 family peptidase codes for MSISSFPRLLLSLAQPSLLAFVPLIAGVAAEAALAATPLTEFEDSPKVVIDEAWQIINREYVDDSFNQVDWQALRQDLLGREYTSKEAAYGALRAALQQLDDPYTRFLSPTEYADLTEQTSGEASGIGVRLERNSQTGAVAVTSVAPGSPAELSGIVAGDRILLVDGQSTERLTAEGVLQQLRGNEGSQVTLTVSRDGGAPRTVIMTRARMDLPTVEYSQKTVGGRPIGYIRLIEFNANAPAQMADAIGNLTEAGVEGFVLDLRGNPGGLLMASVDISRMWLQHGQIVRTLDRLGNDEAISANRTALTDLPLTVLVDSRSASSSEILTGALRDNDRATVVGNTTYGKALVQSLHGLTDGSGLTVTVAHYYTPDGTDISSRGITPDVEVGLSDRQRRELFSNPALLGTDADAQYLRAAEVLEQTILASQTRPTTGASRLGLINPAE; via the coding sequence ATGTCAATTTCCTCCTTTCCCCGGCTACTACTGTCTCTAGCGCAACCTTCCCTCCTAGCCTTTGTTCCTCTGATAGCCGGTGTGGCCGCTGAGGCAGCCTTGGCCGCTACACCGCTCACTGAGTTCGAAGACAGCCCTAAGGTTGTTATTGATGAAGCCTGGCAAATTATCAATCGTGAATATGTAGACGACAGCTTTAACCAAGTTGATTGGCAAGCTCTGCGCCAAGATCTGCTCGGGCGGGAATACACCTCTAAAGAGGCAGCCTATGGGGCATTGCGGGCCGCCCTGCAGCAGCTCGATGACCCCTACACCCGATTTCTCTCGCCGACAGAATATGCTGACCTCACCGAGCAGACCTCTGGCGAAGCCTCGGGAATTGGCGTGCGGCTAGAGCGCAACAGCCAGACTGGAGCCGTAGCGGTGACAAGTGTGGCCCCAGGTTCGCCAGCCGAGCTCTCTGGGATTGTTGCGGGCGATCGCATTCTGCTGGTTGACGGCCAAAGCACTGAGCGGCTTACCGCCGAGGGCGTGCTGCAACAGCTGCGGGGCAACGAGGGCTCTCAGGTAACCCTCACCGTTTCTCGCGATGGCGGCGCTCCTCGCACTGTAATCATGACCCGCGCCCGCATGGATCTGCCCACCGTTGAGTACTCCCAAAAAACGGTTGGCGGTCGCCCCATTGGCTACATTCGGCTAATTGAGTTCAACGCCAACGCCCCTGCGCAGATGGCCGACGCGATTGGCAACCTGACCGAGGCTGGGGTCGAAGGGTTTGTGCTCGACCTGCGCGGTAACCCTGGCGGACTGCTGATGGCCAGCGTTGACATCAGTCGCATGTGGCTGCAGCACGGTCAAATTGTCCGCACCCTCGATCGCCTGGGCAATGACGAAGCGATTTCGGCCAACCGCACTGCCCTCACCGACCTGCCGCTGACCGTGCTGGTCGATAGCCGTTCGGCCAGCTCTAGCGAAATTTTGACCGGGGCTCTACGCGACAACGACCGGGCCACGGTGGTGGGCAACACCACCTACGGCAAAGCCCTGGTGCAGTCGCTCCACGGGCTCACCGATGGCTCTGGCCTGACCGTGACCGTAGCCCACTACTACACCCCCGATGGCACCGACATCAGCAGCCGGGGCATCACCCCCGATGTAGAGGTGGGCTTGAGCGATCGCCAGCGCCGTGAGCTGTTTAGCAACCCCGCCCTGCTCGGCACCGATGCCGATGCTCAGTACCTCCGCGCTGCCGAGGTGCTAGAGCAAACCATTCTCGCCAGCCAGACGCGACCGACTACTGGCGCCAGCCGTCTGGGCCTCATTAACCCGGCTGAGTGA